Part of the Candidatus Gorgyraea atricola genome, GAAGCATCTTGAAACGCTTTATTGCTTTTAAAGAATGCGGTTTATTAGCTGGCATGATAATCATATTGCCTGACTCTACTCGGTTAGTTTTACCGTCTACAA contains:
- a CDS encoding cupin domain-containing protein, coding for VDGKTNRVESGNMIIMPANKPHSLKAIKRFKMLLVMIKKI